Part of the Streptomyces antimycoticus genome, CCGTCGGACGAGGAGTCCATGGACACCGCGTCGCTCGCGGAGCTCGACCGCGCCCAGTCCACCCTCGCCGCCCTGGAGCTGGACGACATCGAATCGGCCACGGACGACGAGATGTTCGAGCTGCTCGACGGGATGTTCGAGCTGCTGGGCCGGGATCTGACGGCCCGATGAACCCCCGCGCCACCGCCCCGGCCGCCACCGACGTTCCGGCCCTCTTGAGGAGCTGACGACCATGGACAACGAGAAGAAGCTGCGCGACTACCTCAAGCGGGCCACCGGCCACCTCCGCGCGGCACACGGCCGGATCCAGGAGCTGCAGACCCCCGAGCCCATCGCCATCGTGGCGATGAACTGCCGCTACGCGGGCGACATCCGGTCCCCCGAGGACCTGTGGCAGGCCGTCGCCGAAGGCCGCGACGGCATGGGCGACTTCCCGGCCGACCGGGGCTGGGACCTGCCGAACCTCTTCGACCCGGACCCCGACCGAGAGGGCCGCACCTATGCCCGCCAGGGCGGATTCCTCCATGACGTGGACCAGTTCGACCCGGCGTTCTTCGGCATCTCGCCGCGCGAGGCCCTCACCATGGACCCGCAGCAGCGGCTGCTGCTGGAAGTGGTCTGGGAGACCTTCGAACGGGCCGGAATCGACCCGGGCACCCTGCGCGGCAGCGACACCGGCATCTTCATGGGTGCCACCGACTTCGACTACGCCCGCGGTCTGACCGAGCTCCCCGAAGGGCTCGAAGGCCAGATGTCCATGGGCGCCTCGGGCGCCATCCTCTCCGGCCGCGTCGCCTACACCCTGGGCCTGGAGGGACCGGCCGTCACGGTCGACACCATGTGCTCGTCCTCGCTGGTGGCACTGCACATGGCCTGCCAGGCGCTGCGGCAGGGCGACTGCTCGATGGCGCTCACCGGCGGCACCACCGTGATGTCCACGCCGAGCGGCTTCATCGAATTCAGCCGCCAGCGGGCGCTGTCCACCTCCTCCCGCTGCCAGGCGTTCTCCTCGACGGCGGATGGCACCGCCTGGGGCGAGGGCGTCGGAGTGCTGCTGCTGGAACGGCTCTCGGACGCCCGCCGCAACGGTCACACCGTGCTCGCGGTCGTCCGCGGCTCCGCCATCAACCAGGACGGTGCCAGCAACGGTCTCACCGCACCCAACGGCCGTGCGCAGCAGCGGGTGATCCGCCAGGCGCTGGCCAACGCCACGCTGTCCGGGGCCGATGTCGACGTGGTCGAGGCGCACGGCACGGGGACGTCGCTGGGCGACCCCATCGAAGCCAACGCCCTGCTCGCCACGTACGGCAAGAAGCGCCCGGCTGACCGGCCGCTGTGGCTCGGCTCGCTGAAGTCCAACATCGGCCACACGGCTGCCGCCGCGGGGGTCGGCGGCGTGATCAAGATGGTGCAAGCCATCCGCCACGGTGTACTGCCCAGGACCCTGCACGTCGAGGAGCCGTCGCCCAACGTGGACTGGTCCTCGGGCGCCGTCGAACTGCTCACCCAGGCCCGGCCGTGGCCGGAGACCGGGCGGCTCCGCCGCGCCGGGGTGTCCGCCTTCGGCGCCAGCGGCACCAACGCCCACGCCATCATCGAGCAGGCCCCCGAGGAGGAGCCTTCGGGCACCTCGGCCGAGGGGGACGCCCCGGTGGGCGGGGGAGCGGTGCCCTGGGTGCTCTCGGCCAAGACCGAGTCGGGCCTGCGGGCGCAGGCGGAACGGCTGCTGGCACGCCTCGCGGAGGATCCGGAGCTGTCCCCGGCGGACGTGGGCCTCTCGCTGGCCACCACCCGCGCCCTCTTCGACCACCGCGCCGTGGTGGTCGGTGGCGGCGTCGAGGACTTCCGCAGCGCGCTGACGGCGCTCACCCGGGGCGAGCCCGGTGGCCTCGTGGCCCAGGGCGTGGCGGGCTCGGCCGGGAAGCCGGTGTTCGTGTTTCCGGGGCAGGGGTCGCAGTGGGTGGGGATGGCGGTGGAGTTGCTGGATTCGTCGCCGGTGTTCGCGGGGCGGATCGCGGAGTGTGAGGTGGCGTTGTCGGGGTTGGTGGAGTGGTCGCTGGTCGAGGTGTTGCGGGGTGGGGGTCCGGGGTTGGGGCGGGTGGATGTGGTGCAGCCGGCGTTGTGGGCGGTGATGGTGTCGTTGGCGGAGGTGTGGCGGGCATGTGGTGTCACGCCTGCGGCGGTGGTGGGGCATTCGCAGGGTGAGATCGCTGCGGCGGTGGTGGCGGGTGCGCTGTCGTTGGAGGACGGCGCGCGGGTGGTGGCGTTGCGGTCGCAGGCCATCGCACGGGGCCTCGCCGGACACGGCGGCATGATGTCCGTCGCCCAGAGCGCCGATCGGGTGCGCGAACGCATCACCGCCTGGGAGGGCCGTATCTCCGTCGCCGCGGTCAACGGCCCCGGCTCGATCGTGGTGTCCGGCGACCCGGAGGCCCTACGTGAACTCCAGGCGGAGTGTGAGGCCGAGGACGTTCGGGCGAAGATCATCCCGGTGGACTACGCGTCCCACTCGGCCCATGTCGAGGAGCTGCGCGACGAACTCCTCGACCTCCTCGCCCCGATCCGCCCGCGCACCTCGGATATCACCTTCCACTCCACGGTGACCGGCGCACCCGTGGACACCACCGGGCTCGACGCCGGGTACTGGTACACCAATCTGCGGGAGACGGTGGAGCTGGAGTCGGCGGTGCGGGCTCTGTCGGCGGCCGGGTTCGGGACGTTCCTTGAGATGTCTCCGCATCCGGTGTTGACGATGCCGTTGCAGGCGACCGTCGAGGACGCGGTGGTGGTGGGGTCGCTGCGGCGTGACGAGGGTGGTCCCGAGCGGTTCCTGGCCTCGCTGGGTGAGGCGTTCGTCCGTGGGGTGGCCGTCGACTGGGCCGCGGTGTTCGCCGGGCTGGGCGCGTCCGTGGTGCAGTTGCCGACGTACGCCTTCCAGCGACAGCGCTACTGGCTGGAGCAGCCCCCGGCACCGGCGGCCGCCACCGGAGGCGACCCGGCGGACGCCGAGTTCTGGGACGCAGTCGAGCGCGAGGACCTGGTAGCGCTGACCGCCGCGCTGGAAGTGGACGCCGACGAGGAACGGTCCTCGCTGCGGACCGTGCTCCCGGCGCTGTCCTCATGGCGTCGCGGCAGCAGGGAGCGGTCCGTGCTCGACTCCTGGCGCTACCACGTCACCTGGAACCGGGTGCCCGACCCGGCCTCGGCGGCCCTGACCGGCACCTGGCTGCTCGTGGTCCCGGCCGCACCCCCCGGCACCGAGCTCATCGACGCCGTACGCGACGGTCTGGAGACCCACGGCGCCACGGTCGTCACCGTCGAGGCGGCCGAGGCCGACCGCGCCGCGGTCGCCGCGCGGCTCGCCGAAGCCACCGCCGGAGACACCCCGGCCGGGGTGCTCTCCCTGCTCGGGCTCGCCGACGCACCGCACCCCGGCCACGCGGGGGTGCCCATGGGCCTCGCACTCACCCTCGCGCTCGTCCAGGCCCTCGGCGACACCGGGGTTGCGGCCCCGCTGTGGCTGGCCACCCGTGGGGGCGTGTCCGTCGGCGGCACCGATGTGCTCGACAGCCCCGCCCAGGCGGCCGTATGGGGCCTGGGCCGGGTCGCCGCCCTCGAACACTCCCAGCGCTGGGGCGGCATGATCGACCTGCCGGGCACCGTCGACGGCCGGGTCACCACACGGCTGTGCGGTGCGCTCGCCGGCCGTTTCGGCGACGAGGACCAGCTGGCCCTGCGGCCCCCGGTGTGTTCACCCGGCGGCTGGTACGGGCCGCCGGGCACCGGGGGAGCGGCGCCACCTGGAGCCCCGAGGGCACCGTGCTGCTCACCGGCGGCACGGGTGGCGTCGGAGCCCAGATCGCCCGCCGGCTGGCCCAGGCCGGTGCCGAACACCTGGTGCTCACCAGCCGCCGCGGGCCCGAGGCACCCGGCGCGGACAAGCTCAAGGCCGAACTGACCGAGCTCGGCGCCAAGGTCACCGTGGCCGCGTGCGATGTGGCCGACCGCGCCGCGCTGGAGGCGCTCGTACGGGAGGTGGAGGCCGAGGGCCCGCCGATCCGCTCCGTGCTGCACATCGCGGGCGCCGGTGTGCTCGTCCCGCTCGCCGACACCGATCTGGCGGAGTTCGCCGACACGGCGGAGGCCAAGGTCGCGGGCGCCGCCAACCTGGACGCCCTCTTCGACCGGGACACCCTCGACTCCTTCGTGCTCTTCTCCTCCATCTCGGCCGTCTGGGGCAGTGGCGAACATGGCGCGTACGCGGCCGCCAACGCCTATCTCGACGGGCTCGCCGAGAACCGCCGGGCCCGCGGCCTCACCGCCACCTCGGTGGTGTGGGGCATCTGGAGCCCCGAGGAGGGCGGCATGGCCGCCAACCTCGCCGAGGAGCAACTGCGCGGCCGGGGCATCCCGTTCATGACTCCCCGGCTCGCCATCGACGCGTTCTGGCAGGTGATGGACGGGGATGAGACCGTGGTGGTGGTCGCCGACGTGGACTGGGAGCGGTTCGTCCCCGTCTTCACCTCGGCCCGGCCCAGCCCGCTCATCGGCCAGGTGCCCGATGTGGCGCGGATCCTCGCCGCCGACGCCGACACGGGGACGGACACGACCGGCGAGTCCTCCTCGCTGCGCGACCGGCTGGCCGACATGGCCCCGGCGGACCGGCAGGCGGCCGTACTGTCGCTGGTGCGCTCCCAGATCGCCACCGTGCTCGGCTATCCCGGCCCGGAGGCCGTCGACGCCCAGCGCGCCTTCCGCGAGCTGGGCTTCGACTCCCTGAGCGCCGTCGACCTGCGCAACCGCCTGGGCACCGCGACCGGGCTCCGCTTCCCCGTCACCGTCGTCTTCGACTACCCGAGCGCGGAGGAACTCGCCGGACACATCGGCGCCGAACTCTTCCCCGATGCCACCGGCGACACCGCCGCCACCGGCCTCGACCCCGAGGAGGCCGAGGTCCGCGCGGCGCTGACCTCCATCCCCCTGCTCCGGCTCCGCGAATCAGGGCTGCTGGACGAGTTGCTGCGGCTGGCCGGTTCCCACGACCCCGCCACCGGACCGGTGGACGAGGAGCCCGCCGAGTCCATCGACGACCTGGACGTGGATGACCTCGTCCGCATGGCCTACGACAAGAACGACCTCTGACGAGACTCGACTGCGGAGCTGACAATGGCAAATCCAACCGACAAGATCGTTGGCGCGCTGCGGGAGTCTCTGAAGGAGACCGAACGGCTGCGCCGGGCCAATCAGCAACTCACCGCCGCGTCCCGCGAACCCATCGCCATCGTGGCGATGAGCTGCCGCTACCCGGGCGATGTGCGCGGCCCCGAGGACCTGTGGGAGCTGGTCACCGGCGAGCGCGACGCCATCTCCGGCTTCCCCGGCAACCGCGGCTGGGACCTGGAGAACCTGTACGACCCGGACCCCGACCGGCAGGGCACCGTCTACGCCACCGAGGGCGGATTCCTCCACGACGCCGACCAGTTCGACCCGGCGTTCTTCGGCATCTCGCCCCGCGAGGCCACCGTGATGGACCCGCAGCAGCGGCTGCTGCTGGAGACCTCCTGGGAGGCGTTCGAGCGCGCCGGCATCGATCCGGCGGGCCTGCGCGGCAGCAGAACCGGCATCTTCGTGGGCGCCGCCTACCAGGGCTACATCCCCGACTGGCCCCATATGCCCGAAGGGCTGGAGGGACACCTGGTCACGGGCATCTCCGCGAGCATCATGTCCGGCCGCATCGCCTACACCCTGGGCCTGGAGGGCCCGGCCGTCACCCTCGACACCGCCTGCTCCTCCTCGCTGGTCGCCCTCCACCTGGCCTGCCAGTCGCTGCGCCAGGGCGACTGCTCCCTCGCCCTCGCGGGCGGCGCCGCCGTCATGGGCGCCCCGATGGGGCTCATCGGCTTCGCCCGGCAGCGCGGACTCGCGCAGGACGGCCGCTGCAAGGCGTTCGCCGAGGGCGCCGATGGCATGGGCCTCGGCGAGGGCGTCGGCATGCTGCTGCTGGAGCGACTTTCGGACGCCCGCCGCAACGGCCACGAGGTGCTGGCTCTGGTGCGCGGCTCCGCCGTCAACCAGGACGGCGCCAGCAACGGCCTCACCGCGCCCAACGGCCGCTCCCAGCAACGGGTGATCCGCCAGGCGCTCGCCAACGCCGCCCTGACGGCGGAGCAGATCGACGCGGTCGAGGCCCATGGCACCGGCACCCCGCTGGGCGACCCGATCGAGGCGGGCGCGCTGCTCGCCACGTACGGGAAGGACCGTGCGGCGGACCGCCCCGTACTGATCGGCTCGCTGAAGTCCAACATCGGCCATCCGCAGGCCGCCGGGGGTGTCGGCGGTGTCATCAAGATGGTGCAGGCCATGCGCCACGGCCTGTTGCCCAAGACGCTCCACGCCGAGGAGCGTTCCTCGCGGATCGACTGGCCGGCGGGGGCGGTGGAGCTGCTGACCGAGGCCAGGGAGTGGCCGCGCGGCGAGGAGCCCCGCCGGGCCGGTATCTCGGCCTTCGGGGCCAGTGGCACCAATGTCCACACCATCATCGAGGAGGCGCCCGAGGAGGAGCCCTCCGACAACGCGGCGGAGGGGACCGCCCCGGTGGGCGACGGAGTGGTGCCGTGGGTGTTGTCGGCGAAGAGCGCGGCGGGCCTGCGGGCGCAGGCCGAGCGGCTGCTGACCCATGTGACCGCGCGCCCCGGCCTCTCCCCGGCCGACGTCGGCCACTCGCTCGCCACCACCCGCGGCCGCTTCGACCACCGTGCGCTGGTCCTGGGCGGCCACCGCGACGAGCTGATCGACGCACTGGGCGCGCTGGCGTCGGGCGGCGAGTCCCCGCACGTGGTGCGCGGCGAGGGAGTGATGGCGACCGACGCCCGTCCGGTGTTCGTGTTCCCGGGGCAGGGGTCGCAGTGGGTGGGGATGGCGGTGGAGTTGCTGGATTCGTCGCCGGTGTTCGCGGGGCGGATCGCGGAGTGTGAGGTGGCGTTGTCGGGGTTGGTGGAGTGGTCGCTGGTCGAGGTGTTGCGGGGTGGGGGTCCGGGGTTGGGGCGGGTGGATGTGGTGCAGCCGGCGTTGTGGGCGGTGATGGTGTCGTTGGCGGAGGTGTGGCGGGCATGTGGTGTCACGCCTGCTGCGGTGGTGGGGCATTCTCAGGGTGAGATCGCTGCGGCGGTGGTGGCGGGTGCGCTGTCGTTGGAGGACGGGGCGCGGGTGGTGGCGTTGCGCTCGCAGGCCATCGGGCGTGGGCTGGCAGGCCGTGGTGGGATGATGTCCGTCGCCGAGAGTGCCGATCGAGTACGTGAGCGGATCGCGGCTTGGGGTGGTCGTATCTCGGTGGCGGCCGTGAACGGCCCCGGCTCGATCGTGGTGTCCGGCGACCCGGAGGCGCTGCGCGAGCTCCAGGCGGAGTGTGAGGCCGAGGACGTTCGGGCGAAGATCATCCCGGTGGACTACGCGTCCCACTCGGCCCATGTCGAGGAGCTGCGCGACGAACTCCTCGACGTCCTGGCCCCGATCGCCCCGCGCCGCGCCGAGGTGCCGTTCTGCTCGACGGTCACCGGCGACACCATCGACACCACCGGGCTCGACGCCGGGTACTGGTACACCAATCTGCGGGAGACGGTGGAGCTGGAGTCGGCGGTGCGGGCTCTGTCGGCGGCCGGGTTCGGGACGTTCCTTGAGATGTCTCCGCATCCGGTGTTGACGATGCCGTTGCAGGCGACCGTCGAGGAGGCGGTGGTGGTGGGGTCGCTGCGGCGTGACGAGGGTGGTCCCGAGCGGTTCCTGGCCTCGCTGGGTGAGGCGTTCGTCCGTGGGGTGGCCGTCGACTGGGCCGCGGTGTTCGCCGGGGCGGGGGCGTCGGTCGTCGAACTGCCGACGTACGCCTTCCAGCGGCAGCGCTACTGGCTCGAGGGCTCCTCCGCTCCCACCGCCGAAGGCGACGCGGTGGACGCGGACTTCTGGGACGCCGTGGAGCGCGAGGATCTGGCGGCGCTGGCCACCGCGCTGGAGGTGGACGCCGAGGAGTCGTCCCTGGCCATGGTGGTCCCGGCGCTGGCCTCATGGCGCCGGGCGCGCCGCGAGCGGTCGGAACTCGACTCCTGGCGCTACCACATCACCTGGAAGCCCCTGGGCGACGCGCTCACCGCCCCGCACGACCGGTCGTCGGCCGGTGCCACCTGGCTGATCGCAGCGCCCGCCGGGGCGCCGGAAGGCCCGCGCGTGGCGGAGGCGCTGCGGGAACGCGGCGCCGAGGTCCGGCTGGTGGAGCTGACCGAGGCGGACGCCGTACGCGAGGCGCTCGCCCGCAGGCTCGGCGAGGCGACGGCTGATGCGCCCCCGACCGCGGACGCGCCCCCGACCGCGGACGCGCCCCCGACCGCGGTGCTCTCGCTCCTCGCGCTCGCCGAGGAGCCGTACGCGGCGGGCACGGCGCAGCCGCTCGGCCTCGCCCTCAACCTCGCCCTGCTGCAGGCGCTCGGCGACACCGGCGCCGACGTCCCCATCTGGTACGCCACGCGCGGGGCGGTGTCCGTGGGCCGCGCGGACGTGCTGGACCATCCGTTGCAGGCCCTCACCTGGGGCCTGGGCCGGATCGCGGCCGCGGAGTACCCGCGGCGCCGGGGTGGTCTGGTCGATCTGCCCGGCACCCTCGACGACCGCGCCATCGCGCGGCTGTGCGGTGTGCTCGCGGGCCGGCTGACCGGCGAGGACCAGGTGGCGGTGCGCGCCTCCGGTGTCCACGGGCGCAGGCTGGTCAGGGCCTCCGCGGCGCTGACCGACGCCACCGCGCCGTGGCGGCCGCGCGGCACCGTGCTGGTGACCGGCGGCACCGGCGGCCTGGGCGCCCATGTGGCGCGCTGGCTGGCCCGGGGTGGAGCCGAACACCTGGTGCTCACCAGCCGCCGGGGCCCCGAGGCTCCCGGGGCGGCCGAACTCGCCGATGAGCTGAGGGAGTCGGGGGTCCGGGTGACCGTGGCCGCGTGCGACGCCGCCGACCGCGACGCGCTGGCCGCCCTCCTCGCCACGCTGGACGAGGACGAGGCCCCGCTCGACGCGGTCGTCCACACCGCGGGCGTCCTGGACGACGGGGTGCTCGACACCCTCACCCCCGAGCGCGCCGAGGGGGTGCTGCGCCCGAAGGTGGACGCGGCGCTCCATCTGCACGAACTCACCCGCGACCGCGAGCTGTCCGCCTTCGTGCTCTTCTCCTCCTTCGCGGGCACGCTCGGCGGCCCCGGCCAGGGCAGTTACGCGGCCGCCAACGCCTTCCTCGACGCGCTCGCCCACGCCCGCCGTGCCCAGGGGCTCCCCGCCACTTCCGTGGCCTGGGGCGCGTGGTCCGGCGGAGGGCTGGTCGACGAGACGGTCGAGGCGCGGCTGCGGGCCACCGGTATGCCCGCGATGGCGCCCGACCCGGCGATCGGCGCCCTGCAGCGCGCCCTGGACGTGGGCGACACCCATGTGGCCGTGGCCGATATCGAGTGGGACCGGCTCATCGCCGCCACCCCCTCGCTGGACGGGGCCGCCGTGCTCGGCGAACTCCCCGACGCCCGGCGGACGGACACGGCGGACGCCACCACGGCCGACGCGGACACCCCGCTCGCCCAGCGGCTGGCCGGACTGTCGCCGCAGGAGGCCGAGGACGCGCTGGCCGACCTCGTCAGCACCGAAGTGGCCGCAGCGCTCGGCTATCCCGACACCACGGCGGTCGAGTCCGGGCGCGCCTTCCGCGAGCTGGGCTTCGACTCGCTCACCGCCGTCGACCTGCGCAACCGGCTGAACGCGGCCACCGGACTGCGGCTGCCGGTCACCCTCGTCTTCGACTACCCGACCGTCACCGCGCTGACCCGCTTCCTGCTGGCCGAGAGCGGTGCCGGTGGCACCGATGCCACCGCCCCGGCGGGCCCGGTGCCCGCCACCGTCGCGGTCGACGACGACCCGATCGCCATCGTGGCCATGAGCTGCCGCCTGCCCGGCGGGGTGACCACCCCCGAGGAGCTGTGGCAGCTGCTGATGGACGGCCGTGATGCCGTCTCGGACTTCCCCACCGACCGCGGCTGGGACATCGAGGGCCACTACGACCCCGACCCCGACAAGCCGGGCACCTTCTACGCCACCGGCGGCGGATTCCTGCACGAGGCCGACCACTTCGACCCGGAGTTCTTCGGGATCTCCCCGCGCGAGGCGCTCGCCATCGACCCGCAGCAGCGGCTGCTGCTGGAGACGAGCTGGGAGGCGTTCGAACGGGCCGGGATCGACCCGGCCTCGGTGAAGGGCACCCAGGCCGGAGTCTTCATCGGCGCCAGCTACAACGACTACGGATCGCGCTTCGGCCGCGCGCCCGAGGAGTTCGAGGGCTATCTGGCCACCGGCAGCGCGAGCAGCGTGGCGTCCGGGCGCATCTCGTACACCTTCGGCCTCGAAGGCCCCGCGGTCACCGTGGACACCGCCTGCTCGTCCTCGCTGGTCGCCCTCCACCAGGCGGTCCAGGCGCTGCGCCAGGGGGAGTGCTCGCTGGCGCTGGCGGGCGGCGTCGTCGTGATGTCCACGCTGGACACCTTCATCGAGTTCAGCCGGCAGCGGGCCATGGCCCCCGACGGCCGCTGCAAGGCGTTCTCGGCGGACGCCGACGGCGCCGGGTGGGCCGAGGGCGTCGGCATGCTGCTGCTGGAGCGGCTCTCGGACGCGCGGGCGAACGGCCATGAGGTGCTGGCGCTGGTACGCGGCTCCGCCGTCAACCAGGACGGCGCCAGCAACGGACTCACCGCCCCCACGGCCCCTCCCAGCAGCGGGTGATCCGCCAGGCGCTGGCCGGTGCGGGCCTGTCGGCCGCCGATGTGGACGCGGTCGAGGCCCATGGCACCGGCACCCGGCTCGGCGACCCGATCGAGGCACAGGCCCTGATGGCCACCTACGGCCAGGGCCGGGACGCGGACCGGCCGCTGTGGCTGGGTGCGCTGAAGTCCAACATCGGCCACACCCAGGCCGCTTCGGGTGTCGCCGGGATCATCAAGATGGTGCTGGCGCTGCGCCGCGGTGTGCTGCCGAAGACCCTCCACGCCGATGTGCTCTCGCCCGACGTGGACTGGTCGGCCGGTGCGGTGGAGCTGCTGACCGAGGCCCGGGAGTGGCCCGGGACGGGACGGCCGCGGCGCGCGGGCGTGTCCGCCTTCGGCGTCAGCGGCACGAATGTGCATGTGGTGCTGGAGCAGGGCCCCGAGCCCGCCGCACCGGTGGCCGAGCGGTCGATCGACTGCGATGTGGTGCCCTGGGCGCTCTCCGGGCGCAGCGAGACGGCGCTGCGGGCGCAGGCCGGACGCCTGCGGGCCCATCTGGAGGAGCGGCCGGAGCTGCGCCCGGTGGACGTCGGCTACGCGCTGGCGACCAGCCGCTCGGCCTTCGGCCACCGCGCCGTGGTCGTCGGCGCCGAGCGGGAGGAGCTGCTGCGGGGCCTGGCGGAGCTGGCCTCGGGGATGGCCCAGGAGACAGTGGCCGACACCGGCAAGACGGCCTTCCTGTTCACCGGACAGGGCGCGCAACGACCGGGTATGGGACGAGGGTTGTACGACGCCTTCCCGGTGTTCGCGGCGGCGTTCGACGCGGTGTGCGCGGAGCTGGACCCTCATCTGGACGGCTCGGTGCGGGAGGTGGTGTTCGGGGAGGACCCGGATCCGCTGAACCGGACCGTGTTCACCCAGACCGGGCTGTTCGCCCTCGAAGTGGCGCTCTACCGGCTGGTCGAGTCCTGGGGCCTGCGCCCGGACTTCCTGGTCGGCCACTCGGTGGGCGAGCTGGCGGCGGCCCATGTGGCGGGCGTGTTCTCGCTGCGGGACGCATGTGCGCTGGTGGCGGCCCGGGGCCGGCTGATGCAGGCGCTGCCCGAGGGCGGTGCGATGGTGTCGCTCCAGGCGGCCGAGGCCGAGGTGCTGCCGCATCTCGAAGGCCACGAGGGCCGGGTGAGCGTGGCGGCGGTCAACGGGCCGCGGGCGACCGTCATCTCCGGTGACGAGGAGACCGTCCTGCGGATCGCGGAGGCGACCGGGGCCAAGAGCAAGCGGCTCACCGTGTCCCACGCCTTCCACTCGCCGCTGATGGACGCCATGCTCGCCGAGTTCGGCACGGTGGCCGCCGGAATTGGCTACGCGGCGCCGCGGATCGCGGTGGTCTCCAACGTCACGGGTGAGGCGGCGGGCGAGGAGCTGTGCTCGCCCGAGTACTGGGTGCGCCACGTCCGCCGGGCGGTGCGCTTCGGGGACGGCATACGCTTCCTCGCCGAGCGGAAGGTGACCCGCTTCGTCGAGATCGGCCCCGCCGGTGTGCTCTCCGCCATGGGCCAGGAGTGCCTGGCCGAGGCCGACACCGACCTCGCGTTCGTCCCGTTGCTGCGCAAGGACCGGGGTGAGGCGGAGTCGTTGCTGGCCGGGGTCGGGCGGGTGCATGCCCATGGTGGCGAGGTGGACTGGGAGAAGGTGTTCACGGGCCGTGGCGCCCGTCGGGTGGAGCTGCCCACGTACGCCTTCCAGCGGCAGCGCTACTGGCTGGACGCGCCCGCCACCGTGGGCGACGTGGCCTCGGCCGGTCTCGGCGCCGCCGGGCATCCGCTGCTGGGCGCAGCCGTCGAACTCGCGGGCACCGACGGCCTGGTGCTCACCGGGCGGCTGTCCACACGCGGCCAGCCCTGGCTGGCCGACCACGCGGTCCTGGACGCGGTCCTCTTCCCGGGCACCGCGTTCCTGGAGCTGGCGATCCAGGCCGGTGACCAGGTGGGCTGCGACCGGGTCGAGGAGCTGACCCTCCAGGCACCGCTCATCCTCCCCGAGCGCGGAGCCGTCACCCTGCAACTGGTCGTGGACGCGCCCGACGAGGACGGCCAGCGCACACTGAACGTCTACTCCCGCCCCGAGGACGCGCGGCGCG contains:
- a CDS encoding type I polyketide synthase, producing the protein MRESLKETERLRRANQQLTAASREPIAIVAMSCRYPGDVRGPEDLWELVTGERDAISGFPGNRGWDLENLYDPDPDRQGTVYATEGGFLHDADQFDPAFFGISPREATVMDPQQRLLLETSWEAFERAGIDPAGLRGSRTGIFVGAAYQGYIPDWPHMPEGLEGHLVTGISASIMSGRIAYTLGLEGPAVTLDTACSSSLVALHLACQSLRQGDCSLALAGGAAVMGAPMGLIGFARQRGLAQDGRCKAFAEGADGMGLGEGVGMLLLERLSDARRNGHEVLALVRGSAVNQDGASNGLTAPNGRSQQRVIRQALANAALTAEQIDAVEAHGTGTPLGDPIEAGALLATYGKDRAADRPVLIGSLKSNIGHPQAAGGVGGVIKMVQAMRHGLLPKTLHAEERSSRIDWPAGAVELLTEAREWPRGEEPRRAGISAFGASGTNVHTIIEEAPEEEPSDNAAEGTAPVGDGVVPWVLSAKSAAGLRAQAERLLTHVTARPGLSPADVGHSLATTRGRFDHRALVLGGHRDELIDALGALASGGESPHVVRGEGVMATDARPVFVFPGQGSQWVGMAVELLDSSPVFAGRIAECEVALSGLVEWSLVEVLRGGGPGLGRVDVVQPALWAVMVSLAEVWRACGVTPAAVVGHSQGEIAAAVVAGALSLEDGARVVALRSQAIGRGLAGRGGMMSVAESADRVRERIAAWGGRISVAAVNGPGSIVVSGDPEALRELQAECEAEDVRAKIIPVDYASHSAHVEELRDELLDVLAPIAPRRAEVPFCSTVTGDTIDTTGLDAGYWYTNLRETVELESAVRALSAAGFGTFLEMSPHPVLTMPLQATVEEAVVVGSLRRDEGGPERFLASLGEAFVRGVAVDWAAVFAGAGASVVELPTYAFQRQRYWLEGSSAPTAEGDAVDADFWDAVEREDLAALATALEVDAEESSLAMVVPALASWRRARRERSELDSWRYHITWKPLGDALTAPHDRSSAGATWLIAAPAGAPEGPRVAEALRERGAEVRLVELTEADAVREALARRLGEATADAPPTADAPPTADAPPTAVLSLLALAEEPYAAGTAQPLGLALNLALLQALGDTGADVPIWYATRGAVSVGRADVLDHPLQALTWGLGRIAAAEYPRRRGGLVDLPGTLDDRAIARLCGVLAGRLTGEDQVAVRASGVHGRRLVRASAALTDATAPWRPRGTVLVTGGTGGLGAHVARWLARGGAEHLVLTSRRGPEAPGAAELADELRESGVRVTVAACDAADRDALAALLATLDEDEAPLDAVVHTAGVLDDGVLDTLTPERAEGVLRPKVDAALHLHELTRDRELSAFVLFSSFAGTLGGPGQGSYAAANAFLDALAHARRAQGLPATSVAWGAWSGGGLVDETVEARLRATGMPAMAPDPAIGALQRALDVGDTHVAVADIEWDRLIAATPSLDGAAVLGELPDARRTDTADATTADADTPLAQRLAGLSPQEAEDALADLVSTEVAAALGYPDTTAVESGRAFRELGFDSLTAVDLRNRLNAATGLRLPVTLVFDYPTVTALTRFLLAESGAGGTDATAPAGPVPATVAVDDDPIAIVAMSCRLPGGVTTPEELWQLLMDGRDAVSDFPTDRGWDIEGHYDPDPDKPGTFYATGGGFLHEADHFDPEFFGISPREALAIDPQQRLLLETSWEAFERAGIDPASVKGTQAGVFIGASYNDYGSRFGRAPEEFEGYLATGSASSVASGRISYTFGLEGPAVTVDTACSSSLVALHQAVQALRQGECSLALAGGVVVMSTLDTFIEFSRQRAMAPDGRCKAFSADADGAGWAEGVGMLLLERLSDARANGHEVLALVRGSAVNQDGASNGLTAPTAPPSSG
- a CDS encoding type I polyketide synthase, whose product is MIRQALAGAGLSAADVDAVEAHGTGTRLGDPIEAQALMATYGQGRDADRPLWLGALKSNIGHTQAASGVAGIIKMVLALRRGVLPKTLHADVLSPDVDWSAGAVELLTEAREWPGTGRPRRAGVSAFGVSGTNVHVVLEQGPEPAAPVAERSIDCDVVPWALSGRSETALRAQAGRLRAHLEERPELRPVDVGYALATSRSAFGHRAVVVGAEREELLRGLAELASGMAQETVADTGKTAFLFTGQGAQRPGMGRGLYDAFPVFAAAFDAVCAELDPHLDGSVREVVFGEDPDPLNRTVFTQTGLFALEVALYRLVESWGLRPDFLVGHSVGELAAAHVAGVFSLRDACALVAARGRLMQALPEGGAMVSLQAAEAEVLPHLEGHEGRVSVAAVNGPRATVISGDEETVLRIAEATGAKSKRLTVSHAFHSPLMDAMLAEFGTVAAGIGYAAPRIAVVSNVTGEAAGEELCSPEYWVRHVRRAVRFGDGIRFLAERKVTRFVEIGPAGVLSAMGQECLAEADTDLAFVPLLRKDRGEAESLLAGVGRVHAHGGEVDWEKVFTGRGARRVELPTYAFQRQRYWLDAPATVGDVASAGLGAAGHPLLGAAVELAGTDGLVLTGRLSTRGQPWLADHAVLDAVLFPGTAFLELAIQAGDQVGCDRVEELTLQAPLILPERGAVTLQLVVDAPDEDGQRTLNVYSRPEDARRELPWTRHATGVLAVGAAEGSYDLGGAWPPPGAEPIEVEDLYERFAAGGFGYGPSFQGLRAAWLRGEEVFAEVRLPQEQQSAATAYGLHPALLDAALHTIALGPTFQDGEGRLPFSWTGVSLHAAGAGEVRVRLTPDGADTVALTVADTIGRPVATVESLVLRKRPQRLGDAATGGDALYRLDWVAADTSAAAPEQHPAGSWGLLGDDDFKLVGLDAHTYRDLAALPADAAAMPTTVLVPCAPEPQGVADAVRTATHRALALVRAWLTEERFADSRLVFVTRGAVATTPDADVPDLAHAAVWGLVRSAQSENPDRFVLVDLDEHEESVGALPTALALDEPQLAVRQGDVTVARLATTPAPTPPRPPGTPRARCWSPEPPAPSAGSSPAIWWPRAACGICCSPAAAARTPKAPPNSARS